Sequence from the Brevundimonas sp. SGAir0440 genome:
ATCCACTAAGTCGTTGAAAAAGATGGCGCACCCGGAGCGATTCGAACGCCCGACCCTCAGATTCGTAGTCTGATGCTCTATCCAGCTGAGCTACGGGTGCGGCTGCCTTGCGGCGAGGGCGGGTCTTTAGCCGGTGGATCGGGCGGACGCAAGCGGGGGAATGCAGTTTCTGCGTCTGAAGCGGTTGGCGTGGCGGCTGCGACGGCTTAGGCCTGTCTAACGCTCCCCTGCTTTCGGATCTTTCATGCGTTCTTTCCGTCGCCAGATCGCCGCTATGCTGGTTCCCGTCCTCATGGCGGGATGCCAGACCGCGACAGCCAGCCAAGCGGCGCCCGCGCTGGCGACAGTATCGCCTCAGGCCCCGTCGCCGGCCGCATCGCCCGCTCGGGGGCCGTTTGTGGCGGCGGCGAATCCGCTCGCGGTCGAGGCGGGGATGACCGTGTTGCGGCGTGGCGGATCGGCCGTGGATGCGGCGGTGACGATCCAGGCGGTGCTGGGTCTGGTGGAGCCCCAGTCGTCGGGCCTGGGGGGCGGGGCCTTTTTGATGAGCTATGACGCCGAGACCGGGACCGTCACGGCCTATGACGGGCGCGAGACGGCGCCGGCGTCGGCGACGCCCGAACTGTTCTATGAGGACGGCAAGCCCCTGCCCTTCATCGACGCGGTGCTGTCGGGCCGCTCGACCGGGGCGCCGGGGGCGGTGGCCATGCTGGCGATGGCGCAGAAGGATCATGGGAAGCTGGCCTGGCGCGATCTGTTCGGGGACGCCGAACGGCTGGCGCGCGACGGGTTCACGGTCAGCCCGCGTCTGGCCGGCATGATCAATGGACGCAGTCCGCAGGCGCGGACCCGCTGGGCCAGCGCCTATTTCACCAAGCCGGACGGGACGCGGTATCAGGCGGGCGATACGTTGAAAAACCCCGCCTACGCCGACACGGTCGCGCGATTGGCGCAGCAGGGGCCGGGCGTCGTCTATGGCGGGCCGATCGGGCGCGACATCGCGGCAGCGGTTCGCGAAGGACCGCGTCCCGGCGGTCTGACCGAGGCGGACATCGCCGGCTATCGGCCCTTGCGCCGCGACGCTCTCTGCCGGCCGTATCAGGCCTATGTGATCTGCGTGCCGCCGCCGCCGTCCAGCGGCGCGGCGTTGCTGCAGTTCCTGGCCATGGCCGAGGAAACGCCGGATCTGGACAAGGGGGCCAGGAGCCCTGAGGCCTGGGTCGCGTTCGGGCGGTTGCAGCGACTGATGTATGCCGACCGGGACCGCTACATCGGCGACAACGACTTCGTCGGCGTGCCGATCGCCGGCCTGCTGGATCCCGACTATGTCGCGTCGCGCGCGGCTCTGGCTCCGCAGGTGAACGGCCCGGTCGAGGCCGGCGCCCCAGCGGGATCGCCGCCGCGCGGGGCCGACCAGACCGCCGAGCCGGGCGGCACCTCGCACATGGTCGTCGTGGACGCCTGGGGCAATGCGGTCAGCATGACCACGACGGTCGAGAGCATCTTCGGCAATGGCCGGATGGTCGACGGCTTCTTCCTGAATAATCAGCTGACCGACTTCTCCTTCACGCCGCTAGAGGACGGTCATCCGGCCGCCAATGCGGTGGCGGCGGGGAAGCGGCCGCGCTCATCGATGACGCCGGTGCTGATTCTGGATCGTCAGGGGCGGCTGGTCGGCGCCATAGGCTCGCCGGGCGGGTCCAGCATCCTGGCCTATGTCGCCAAGGCCTTGGTCGGGACGATGGACTGGGGCCTGTCGATGCAGGAGGCGATCGCCCTGCCCAATCTGGTGGTGCGGGGCGAGATGGTCGGGGCCGACACCGACATGATCGCGCCGGATATCCGCGACGCCCTGGCGGCGGCGGGCATGGCCCTGAGGCCCAACGCCACCGAGACCTCGGGGCTGCATGGCGCGATCTGGCGCGACGGTCGCTGGGACGGAGGGGCCGATCCGCGTCGCGAGGGCGTGGCGGTCTCGGAGGTTCGCTGAAGGCTCAGCGGCCGGGACGGATCGACAGCTGGAAGGCCAGCAGGCCTTCGCTGACGTCGGTGTCCAGGCCGTTCATGCCCCGCAGACCCTTGCCGGCGTCAATCTCGCGATAGACGACGCCGAACGAGGTCTGCATGTCGCCCTTGCGATAGGCCACGCCGATCGAGGCGTCGCCCAGGAAGCTGCCCTTGTCCTGGGTGTAACCCGAGCGGGCATAGTCGCCGTCGCGCGTGCGGGCGAAGTTGTAGCCCACGGCCCGGCCCGATCCGGCGGCGTACAGATACCAGCGCGGCCGCTCGCCGAACCGTTCGCGGCCGTTGGGGGCCAGACGATCCAGCCCCTCGCCGATCTTGAGCGTGACCCCGGCCTCGGCCGAACGGCCTTCGCTGCCGACGCCGAGACCGGCATGGGGCGTCAGGCTGACCTCGAGGCCCGAGGCGGTATGGCCGCGAGCGCCGCGGAAACCGCGCACATAGCGCAGGTCATAGGCGTCGGGGTCCAGTTCGGCCCGATCGACGGGCGTGACCGGCAAGGGAGAGCCGTCGGCGCGGCGCAGACGGCCGGCCGTTTCCAGCGTCACCCGGTCGGTGAAGTCGGTGCGATCAATCCAGACGTCGTTGCGCGTGCTGGCGGTCAGGCCGGATCGGTTGTCGGGACGGAAGGCGGTCGGGATTTCAATCTGAGCGCCGAACCGGGCGTCAGGGGCTACGCGGAAACTGGTCTGTTCGGTCAGGCGCGCCTCGACATCGGGCGAGGCGTCGAAGGCGTTGGGGGCCCAGGTCTGTGCACAGGCGGCGCTCGCGCCGGCCATCGCCAACACGCCCCCCAAGCCGAGACTACAGGCCTTCAATCGCATCCGGTCTCCCCACCGATCCGCTGGACACACACTGCAACCCTCAGGCGCAAGAGTCCAACGGCTTTTGGTCATGGTTTCGTCGCGTTTGAACGAGGACGACCTGCCGGGGTTCCAAAACGAAAAAGGGCCCCGCTGTCGCGGAGCCCTTCGGGTCGCTCGGTGCAGATGCCTTACTGGCAGGCCAGGCACTCGTCGTAGTCGGTCTTGGGCAGGGAGAAGAGATCGGGCTGATTGGGGTCGATCTCGGCCTCGGCCTTGTCCTCGGCGCCCGCGAAGGCGGCGCGCTGCACCGACTTGGAGCGCAGGTAGTACAGCGACTTCACGCCGCGTTCCCACGCGGACCAGTGCAGCATGTGCAGGTCCCATTTGTTCACGTCGCCGGGGATGAACAGGTTCAGCGACTGGGCCTGGCAGATTTCCGGCGCGCGGTCGGCGGCCAGTTCGATCACCCAGCGCTGGTCCAGTTCGAAGGCGGTCTTGAACACGCCCTTCTCGTCCTCGTTCAGGGCGTCGAGGTGCTGGACCGAACCTTCGTTCTCCAGAATGGAGCTCCACACCGCCTCGGTGTTGATGCCCTTTTCGTCGAGCAAGCGCTCCAGATAGGGGTTCTTGACCGCGAACGAGCCCGACAGGGTCTTGTGGGTGTAGATGTTGGCCGGGATCGGCTCGATGCCGGCCGACGTGCCGCCGCAGATGATCGAGATCGAGGCGGTGGGGGCGATGGCCAGCTTGTGGCTGAACCGCTCCATCACGCCGCGCTCCTCGGCGTCCAGGCACGGGCCCTTCTCCTCGGCCAGCAGGCGGCTGGCCTTATCGGCCTCGCGACGCAGGTGCTTGAACAGGCGCATGTTCCACGACTTGGCCATGGCGCTTTCGAAGGCGACGCCCTGCCCCTGCAAGAAGGAGTGGAAGCCCATCAGGCCCAGACCCACCGAACGCTCGCGCTTGGCCGAATAGACGGCGGCGGCCATGGCGGGCGGGGCGCGGCGGATGAAGTCCTCCAGCACATTGTCCAGGAACCGCATCAGATCCTCGACGAAGCGCGGCTCCTCACGCCATTCCAGGAAGGTCTCGGCGTTCACCGACGACAGGCAGCAGACGGCGGTCCGGTCCACGCCCAGGTGGTCGCGGCCGGTGTGAAGCATGATTTCGGCGCACAGGTTCGACTGTTTGACCTTCAGGCCCAGGTCGCGCTGGTGCGGCGCCATCTGGCGGTTCACCGTGTCCGAGAAGATCAGATACGGCTCGCCGGTCTGCATGCGGATGTCGAGCAGCTTGGTCCACAGCGAACGGGCGTCGACGGTCTTCATGACCGCGCCGTCCTTGGGCGACTTCAGGTCGAAGGTTCCGCCGACTTTCACCGCCTCCATGAACTCGTCGGTGACGTTGATGCCGTGGTGCAGGTTCAGGGACTTGCGATTGAAGTCGCCCGACGGTTTGCGGATCTCCAGGAACTCTTCGATTTCCGGGTGGTGGATGTCCAGATAGACGGCGGCCGAACCGCGGCGCAGCGAACCCTGGCTGATCGCCAGCGTCAGGCTGTCCATCACGCGGATGAAAGGGATGATGCCCGAGGTCTTGCCCGCTCCCTTGACCTTTTCGCCGATGGAGCGGACGCCGCCCCAATAGGTGCCGATGCCGCCGCCGTTCGAGGCCAGGGCCACGTTCTCGTTCCAGACGTTCTGGATGCCGTCCAGGCTGTCGCCCACCGCGTTCAGGAAGCAGGAGATCGGCAGGCCGCGATCCGCGCCGCCGTTCGACAGGACCGGGGTCGCCGGCATGAACCACAGGCGGCTCATATAGTCATACAGGCGCTGGGCGTGTTCGGCGTCGTCCGAGAAGGCGGTCGAGACCCGCGCGAACATGTCCTGATAGCTTTCGCCCGGCAGCAGATAGCGATCTTCCAGCGTCTTCTTGCCGAAGTCGGTCAGCAGATCATCGCGCGAGCGGTCGACCTGGACCGATTTGACCACGGTCAGGTGGGGGCGCTCCGGCGTCGGCGTCGCCGCAACGCCTTGGAATTCCGTCGTCTTCAATGCCTCGCCGCCAGCCATGGTCATCTGCGTCCTGAACAAAAAATCGTTTGAGCCGCCCGCGCCGCGACCACATCATCTTGTGGCCTCCGCGCTCCCCGAGCCCACATATAGGGCGCATATGCCTAATGACCCGTCAACGGGTTGACGCCGACCATTGTGGGCGAATCGGTCGGACAAGTCCCAGCCGCCTGGGGAAAAGCCAGTACTCAAGCCAGCACGTCCGTTTTACGCGCCTGAGACAAAGCGATCACGAACGCGTGATCGGAACGACTGACCAGCTTGGCCGTTGGCTCGCCCATGACGCTTTCCGATGTCCGCGCCTTTTTGATACGCGTCCTGACGGTCGCCCGCACCGAGATCGCCGCGCTTCTGGCCTTGCTGGTCGTCGCCGGCGGCGTTTTGACCTTCGCAGGCCTCGCCGATGAGATGACCGAGGGCGAGGGCCAGGCCTTCGATCTTCATGTCCTGGCGCTGATGCGGCCCTATGCCGACGACCCGGGCCGGCCGTGGGGGCCGTGGTGGCTGAAGGAGGCGGCGGCGGACATCACCTCGCTGGGCGGCATCTCGGTGCTGGGGCTGTTCGCCCTGATCGTGATCGTCTTCCTGCTGAGCCAGCGGAAATGGCTGTCGTCCCTGCTGCTGATCATTGGCCTGGCCGGGGGCGTCGCGCTCTCGGAGGGCCTGAAGGCCGTGTTCGAACGCGCCCGGCCCCCTGCGGCCATGCAGGCGGTGGAGACGATCAACGCCAGCTTCCCGTCCGGCCACGCCCTGCTATCCACCGTCTTCTATCTCAGCGTCGCCGTCATGCTGACCCGCGCCTTCCCGCGCGAGCGGTTCAAGGTCTTCGTCCTGGGCGTCGGCATTCTGCTGGCCCTGCTGGTCGGGCTGACGCGCATCTATCTGGGCGCCCACTGGGCCACCGACGTCTTCGCCGGCTGGGCGGTCGGCGCCGCCTGGGCCATGGCCCTGTGGCTGGTCGCCTATGGGGTGGCGCGCTGGCAGAAGCGTCACCGCGCGGCGCTGCAGGACGAAGCCTCGCCGATCGAAGCCGCGCCCGACCCGACCAAAGTCTAGGCCCGCCATCTGCCGCGCGGCAGGCTAGTCTGGCGACATGACGGAGACGCACGCCATGGACCACGCCGCCCTTTACGCCAAACGCCTAAAGACACCCGATCAGGCCGCCGCCCTGATCGTCTCGGGCGCCAAGGTCGCCATGGGGCTCGGCGTGTCCCAGCCGCCCGCCCTGCTCAAGGCCCTGGCCGAACGGGCCGCGCGTGACGAGGTCGAGGATGTGAACCTCTACTATCTGCTCTCGACCGCTATCGCAGGGGACACGGTGCTGCGCTATGAGCTGATGGACCGCATCCGCCCCTGGAGCCTGTTCCACAGCGCCATCGAACGCCGGCTGGAACAGCGCGCACACGAGGAGGGTTGCCCCAACCCCGTGCAGTTCATCCCCACAGGCTTTCAGCAGTCGCCCCGCCTGTTGTGCGAGGAGGTCAAGGTGGATGCGCTGATCTGCACCGTCTCGCCGATGGATGCGGAGGGCTTCTTCTCGTTCGGGACCAACACCGGCTACGCCAAGCCGGTGTCGCAGACGGCCCGGACGGTGATCGTCGAGGTCAATCCGCACATGCCGCGCGTGTTCGGCGACTGCACCATCCATGTGTCCCAGGTCGTCGGCATCGTCGAACATGCCGCGCCCCTGCTGGTCGTGCCGCGCGCCCAACCTCAGCCGGCGGACCTGGCCATCGGCCGCATCATCGCCGGCCTGGTCGAGGACGGGGCGACGCTTCAGATGGGGATCGGCGCCCTGCCCAACGCCGTCTGCGACGCCCTGATGGACCACCGCGATCTGGGCGTTCACACCGAGATGCTGACGCCCGGCCTGGTCGAACTGATGCAGGCCGGCGTGGCCAACCATGCCCGCAAGACCCTGCATCCGGGCGTGGGCGTCTTCGCCTTCTCGATGGGCGACCTCAACACCTATGAGTTTCTGGACGGCAATCGCGGCATGGAGGCCCATCCGGTCTCCTATGTGAACGACCCGGCCGTGATCGCACGCAATGCGAAGATGATCTCGGTCAACGCCACGCTTCAGATCGACCTAACCGGCGCCTGCTGCTCGGAGTTCTTGAACGGGCGCCAGTTCACGGCCGCCGGGGGCCAGCTGGACTTCGTGCGCGGCGCCTATGGATCGGAGGGCGGCAAGTCGATCATCGCCTGTCATTCCACGGCGGCGAAAGGAACGGCCTCGCGCATCGTCGCGCGTCTGGACGGGCCGGTCACCACGCCGCGCAACGACACCCACATCGTCGCCACCGAACACGGCTGGACCAATCTGAAGGGCAAGTCGTCCAGCGAGCGCGCCCGCGCCCTGATCGCCTTGGCCGCGCCCGAGTTTCGCGACGGCCTGACGGCGGCGGCGCGCGAACAAGGGCTGATCTGACGCCGCGCTTGATCTTGGACCGTCTGTGGGGGCTTCTGGCGTCATGAAGACCATCCGCCTTATGGCCCTGCTCGCCCTCCTCGTCGCCGCGCCTTTCAGCGCGAGGGCGGCCCAGGGCGCCTATGCGACCGACGGCGACTGCGGCGGGCGGCCGATGACCACCGTTCGGATGGCGCCCGGCTATTGCCTGGGGCTGGTCTGGCAGGGCGCTGGGGCCGAGGGACCGCGGATGCCGCGCGGCCTGCTGGCGCTACCCGACGGCGACTGGTTGGTGACGGATCTCGGCAGTTGGGAGCAAGGACGCGGCGCCATCTGGCGGCTGTCGTTCGGGTCCGACGGCGCGCCGCGCTGGCGACGGCTGGCGCAAGGTCTGAGCATGCCGCACACGGCGGCGCGCGGGCCGGACGGGCTCATCTATGTGTCCGAGATGAACCGCATCCTGACGCTGGACCCCGACGCGGCCGATCCGGCGGCGACGGTGCGCACCGTGATCGGGGACCTGCCTGACAATCGGCTGCACGCCAATCGCCACCCGCTGTCCAGCTTCGTCTTCGATGCGAACGGGGACCTGCTGGTCAATGTCGGCGCCCCCAGCGACCGCTGCGTGGATGCGCGAGGCCGGGCGCGCGCCAATGCGGCGGGCGCCTGCATCGACAGCGCGGCGACGGCCCAGGTGCGGCGTCACACCTATCTGGGCGCCGGCCGCTGGGCCGAGGACAGCACCGTCTTCGCTTCGGGCCTGCGGAACTCTATCGCCCTGGCCCGGCACCCGTCGGGCACGATCCTGCAAGGCGAGAACTCGGTCGACCTGACCACGCCCGACCATCCCTATGACGAGATCAATGTCCTGCGTCAGGGCGGCCATTACGGCTGGCCCTATTGCGTCGATCTGGCGACGCCCCTGCCGGGCTGGAGCGCGGCCCAGGCGCGATGCCGCCAGCGCGACCGCCCGGTCGCCCTGCTGCCGCCCCACGCCGCGCCGCTGGACCTGATCTATTACGACGGGGCGATGTTCCCCGAACTGCGCGGCCGGCTGCTGATGAGCTGGCACGGCTATCGTCGCGCGGGCGGCCGGATCGTGGCGGCCGAGACGGATGGCGAGGGCCGCCCCCTGACTGATATCGGCGGCCGCTACGCCATCTATCCGCGCGGCGCCCTGTCCTATCCCCCCGGCGCGCCCAGCCTACGCGGCAAGGTGCTGACGCCGGGTTGGGACACGGTCTCAGGCCGCCAGCCGCGCGGCGCGCCGGTCGTGCTGGCCGTCGCCGCCGACGGATCGATCTGGGTCACGGACGACCGAAACCGGGCGATCCTCAGGATCGCCCGCTCGGATAAGACGCCCTAGCTCTTGCGCGCGTCGCGCTTGGCCAGGACGCGCAGACGAAGGGCGTTCAGCTTGATGAAGCCGGCCGCGTCCTTGTGGTCATAGGCCTGGACGCCTTCTTCGAAGGTCACCAGGTCCTGATCGTACAGGCTGTTGGGGCTTTCGCGGCCGATGACCGAGACATTGCCCTTGTACAGCTTGACCTTGACGGTGCCGGAGACGTTTTCCTGGCTCTTGTCGATGGCGGCCTGAAGCATTTCGCGCTCGGGCGAGAACCAGAAGCCGTTGTAGATCAGCTCGGCGTATTTCGGCATCAGCTGGTCCTTCAGGTGCATGGAGCCGCCGTCCAGGGTGATGCTTTCGATGCCGCGGTGCGCCGCGATCAGGATGGTCCCGCCAGGGGTCTCATAGACGCCGCGCGACTTCATGCCGACGAAGCGGTTCTCGACCAGGTCCAGACGGCCGATGCCGTTGTCGTGGCCATACTGGTTCAGCGCCGTCAGGATCGTGGCGGGCGACATGGCCTCGCCGTTGATCGAGACGGCGTCGCCCTTTTCGAAGCCGATCTCGATGACGGTGGCCTTATCCGGCGCGTCTTCGGGGCTGATCGTGCGCTGGTGGACGAACTCGGGGGCCTCGACCGCCGGGTCTTCCAGCACCTTGCCCTCGGACGAGGAGTGCAGAAGGTTGGCGTCGACGCTGAAGGGCGCCTCGCCGCGCTTGTCCTTGGCGATCGGGATCTGGTTCTTCTCGGCGAAGTCCAGCAGGGCCTCGCGGCTGCGGAATTCCCACTCGCGCCACGGGGCGATGACGCGGATGTCGGGCTCCAGCGCATAATAGCCCAGCTCGAACCGGACCTGGTCGTTGCCCTTGCCGGTCGCGCCGTGACAGACGGCGTCGGCGCCGACCATCCGGGCGATCTCGATCTGGCGCTTGGAGATCAGGGGCCGGGCGATGGAGGTGCCCAGCAGATAGTCGCCCTCATACTGGGCGTTGGCGCGGAACATGGGGAAAACGAAGTCGCGCACGAACTCTTCGCGCAGGTCGTCGATGAAGATGTTTTCGGGCTTGATGCCCAGCTTCAGCGCCTTCTCGCGCGCCGGGCCCAACTCTTCGCCCTGGCCCAGGTCGGCGGTGAAGGTCACGACCTCGGCGTTATATTCGGTCTGGAGCCACTTCAGGATGATCGAGGTGTCCAGCCCGCCCGAATAGGCGAGGACGACTTTCTTGACGGGCTTGTCGGCGGGGGCGGACATGGCGGCTCTTTCAGCAAGGGACGGTCAGTCGGGGAGTTGACGCGCGCATAAGACCGGGGGTCCGGCGATGCAACCTTTTCCGGGTCGCGCGG
This genomic interval carries:
- a CDS encoding gamma-glutamyltransferase family protein, coding for MRSFRRQIAAMLVPVLMAGCQTATASQAAPALATVSPQAPSPAASPARGPFVAAANPLAVEAGMTVLRRGGSAVDAAVTIQAVLGLVEPQSSGLGGGAFLMSYDAETGTVTAYDGRETAPASATPELFYEDGKPLPFIDAVLSGRSTGAPGAVAMLAMAQKDHGKLAWRDLFGDAERLARDGFTVSPRLAGMINGRSPQARTRWASAYFTKPDGTRYQAGDTLKNPAYADTVARLAQQGPGVVYGGPIGRDIAAAVREGPRPGGLTEADIAGYRPLRRDALCRPYQAYVICVPPPPSSGAALLQFLAMAEETPDLDKGARSPEAWVAFGRLQRLMYADRDRYIGDNDFVGVPIAGLLDPDYVASRAALAPQVNGPVEAGAPAGSPPRGADQTAEPGGTSHMVVVDAWGNAVSMTTTVESIFGNGRMVDGFFLNNQLTDFSFTPLEDGHPAANAVAAGKRPRSSMTPVLILDRQGRLVGAIGSPGGSSILAYVAKALVGTMDWGLSMQEAIALPNLVVRGEMVGADTDMIAPDIRDALAAAGMALRPNATETSGLHGAIWRDGRWDGGADPRREGVAVSEVR
- a CDS encoding lipid A-modifier LpxR family protein, with amino-acid sequence MAGASAACAQTWAPNAFDASPDVEARLTEQTSFRVAPDARFGAQIEIPTAFRPDNRSGLTASTRNDVWIDRTDFTDRVTLETAGRLRRADGSPLPVTPVDRAELDPDAYDLRYVRGFRGARGHTASGLEVSLTPHAGLGVGSEGRSAEAGVTLKIGEGLDRLAPNGRERFGERPRWYLYAAGSGRAVGYNFARTRDGDYARSGYTQDKGSFLGDASIGVAYRKGDMQTSFGVVYREIDAGKGLRGMNGLDTDVSEGLLAFQLSIRPGR
- a CDS encoding ribonucleoside-diphosphate reductase subunit alpha → MTMAGGEALKTTEFQGVAATPTPERPHLTVVKSVQVDRSRDDLLTDFGKKTLEDRYLLPGESYQDMFARVSTAFSDDAEHAQRLYDYMSRLWFMPATPVLSNGGADRGLPISCFLNAVGDSLDGIQNVWNENVALASNGGGIGTYWGGVRSIGEKVKGAGKTSGIIPFIRVMDSLTLAISQGSLRRGSAAVYLDIHHPEIEEFLEIRKPSGDFNRKSLNLHHGINVTDEFMEAVKVGGTFDLKSPKDGAVMKTVDARSLWTKLLDIRMQTGEPYLIFSDTVNRQMAPHQRDLGLKVKQSNLCAEIMLHTGRDHLGVDRTAVCCLSSVNAETFLEWREEPRFVEDLMRFLDNVLEDFIRRAPPAMAAAVYSAKRERSVGLGLMGFHSFLQGQGVAFESAMAKSWNMRLFKHLRREADKASRLLAEEKGPCLDAEERGVMERFSHKLAIAPTASISIICGGTSAGIEPIPANIYTHKTLSGSFAVKNPYLERLLDEKGINTEAVWSSILENEGSVQHLDALNEDEKGVFKTAFELDQRWVIELAADRAPEICQAQSLNLFIPGDVNKWDLHMLHWSAWERGVKSLYYLRSKSVQRAAFAGAEDKAEAEIDPNQPDLFSLPKTDYDECLACQ
- a CDS encoding phosphatase PAP2 family protein; translation: MTLSDVRAFLIRVLTVARTEIAALLALLVVAGGVLTFAGLADEMTEGEGQAFDLHVLALMRPYADDPGRPWGPWWLKEAAADITSLGGISVLGLFALIVIVFLLSQRKWLSSLLLIIGLAGGVALSEGLKAVFERARPPAAMQAVETINASFPSGHALLSTVFYLSVAVMLTRAFPRERFKVFVLGVGILLALLVGLTRIYLGAHWATDVFAGWAVGAAWAMALWLVAYGVARWQKRHRAALQDEASPIEAAPDPTKV
- a CDS encoding acetyl-CoA hydrolase/transferase family protein encodes the protein MDHAALYAKRLKTPDQAAALIVSGAKVAMGLGVSQPPALLKALAERAARDEVEDVNLYYLLSTAIAGDTVLRYELMDRIRPWSLFHSAIERRLEQRAHEEGCPNPVQFIPTGFQQSPRLLCEEVKVDALICTVSPMDAEGFFSFGTNTGYAKPVSQTARTVIVEVNPHMPRVFGDCTIHVSQVVGIVEHAAPLLVVPRAQPQPADLAIGRIIAGLVEDGATLQMGIGALPNAVCDALMDHRDLGVHTEMLTPGLVELMQAGVANHARKTLHPGVGVFAFSMGDLNTYEFLDGNRGMEAHPVSYVNDPAVIARNAKMISVNATLQIDLTGACCSEFLNGRQFTAAGGQLDFVRGAYGSEGGKSIIACHSTAAKGTASRIVARLDGPVTTPRNDTHIVATEHGWTNLKGKSSSERARALIALAAPEFRDGLTAAAREQGLI
- a CDS encoding sorbosone dehydrogenase family protein produces the protein MKTIRLMALLALLVAAPFSARAAQGAYATDGDCGGRPMTTVRMAPGYCLGLVWQGAGAEGPRMPRGLLALPDGDWLVTDLGSWEQGRGAIWRLSFGSDGAPRWRRLAQGLSMPHTAARGPDGLIYVSEMNRILTLDPDAADPAATVRTVIGDLPDNRLHANRHPLSSFVFDANGDLLVNVGAPSDRCVDARGRARANAAGACIDSAATAQVRRHTYLGAGRWAEDSTVFASGLRNSIALARHPSGTILQGENSVDLTTPDHPYDEINVLRQGGHYGWPYCVDLATPLPGWSAAQARCRQRDRPVALLPPHAAPLDLIYYDGAMFPELRGRLLMSWHGYRRAGGRIVAAETDGEGRPLTDIGGRYAIYPRGALSYPPGAPSLRGKVLTPGWDTVSGRQPRGAPVVLAVAADGSIWVTDDRNRAILRIARSDKTP
- a CDS encoding argininosuccinate synthase: MSAPADKPVKKVVLAYSGGLDTSIILKWLQTEYNAEVVTFTADLGQGEELGPAREKALKLGIKPENIFIDDLREEFVRDFVFPMFRANAQYEGDYLLGTSIARPLISKRQIEIARMVGADAVCHGATGKGNDQVRFELGYYALEPDIRVIAPWREWEFRSREALLDFAEKNQIPIAKDKRGEAPFSVDANLLHSSSEGKVLEDPAVEAPEFVHQRTISPEDAPDKATVIEIGFEKGDAVSINGEAMSPATILTALNQYGHDNGIGRLDLVENRFVGMKSRGVYETPGGTILIAAHRGIESITLDGGSMHLKDQLMPKYAELIYNGFWFSPEREMLQAAIDKSQENVSGTVKVKLYKGNVSVIGRESPNSLYDQDLVTFEEGVQAYDHKDAAGFIKLNALRLRVLAKRDARKS